Proteins from one Pirellulales bacterium genomic window:
- the map gene encoding type I methionyl aminopeptidase, giving the protein MRSPREIALLREAGLLVYQAHCIARQWVRPGVTTGEIDAAVEQFFNERGAVPLFKGVPGKVPFPAVTCISVNEEVVHGIPGARVLQEGDVVSIDTGCRLNGWCGDSAYTHPVGQVEPEVARLLQVTRGTLHLAIERMATAKLWSEVAAEMDAYVKQAGFATVECFVGHGIGRDMHEDPQVPNYASPQFIRKGDFRLEPGLVIAVEPMVNMGTKRVKPLPDHWTQSTQDGKASAHFEHTIALTADGPFVLTAGPNGELDLPPLA; this is encoded by the coding sequence CTGCGTTCACCCCGCGAAATCGCTCTGCTCCGCGAAGCCGGCCTGCTCGTCTATCAGGCTCATTGCATCGCGCGGCAATGGGTGCGTCCGGGCGTCACGACCGGCGAGATCGACGCCGCAGTCGAACAGTTCTTCAACGAGCGCGGCGCCGTGCCGCTGTTCAAGGGTGTGCCCGGCAAGGTGCCCTTTCCGGCCGTGACCTGCATCTCGGTCAACGAGGAAGTGGTACACGGCATACCCGGCGCGCGGGTCCTGCAAGAAGGCGACGTCGTCAGCATCGACACCGGTTGCCGGCTCAACGGCTGGTGCGGTGACTCGGCCTATACGCACCCCGTCGGCCAGGTCGAACCCGAGGTCGCCCGGCTGCTGCAGGTGACGCGCGGTACGCTCCATCTGGCGATCGAGCGGATGGCCACGGCCAAGCTCTGGAGCGAAGTGGCCGCCGAGATGGATGCGTATGTCAAACAGGCCGGCTTCGCCACGGTCGAGTGTTTCGTGGGTCATGGCATCGGCCGCGACATGCACGAAGACCCACAGGTGCCCAACTACGCCAGTCCCCAGTTCATCCGCAAGGGCGACTTCCGGCTGGAGCCGGGCCTGGTGATCGCCGTCGAGCCGATGGTCAACATGGGCACCAAGCGGGTCAAGCCGCTGCCGGACCACTGGACCCAATCGACCCAAGACGGCAAGGCCAGTGCCCATTTCGAGCACACGATTGCGCTGACGGCCGATGGTCCGTTCGTGCTCACCGCCGGTCCCAACGGGGAACTCGACTTGCCGCCGCTCGCCTGA
- a CDS encoding adenylate kinase, whose translation MQIVFLGPPGAGKGTQSARLIKYLSIPHLSTGEMLRKAISEGQEIGEYVRGFLEHGQLVPDPVILQLVGERLEQPDCSAGCLFDGFPRTLKQAQALDEFLQERGTPLHVVLELKVDPEALVARLLGRGRPDDQPEIVLKRFRSYEEQTRPVADYYERLGLLRSIDAMGTPDEVFARIQKAVDEAAQQAAKNSTQVRSNRS comes from the coding sequence ATGCAGATTGTGTTCCTCGGTCCTCCCGGCGCCGGCAAAGGCACGCAATCAGCTCGGCTGATCAAGTACCTGTCGATCCCGCACCTCTCGACCGGCGAGATGTTGCGCAAGGCGATCAGCGAGGGACAGGAGATCGGCGAGTATGTGCGCGGCTTTCTCGAGCACGGCCAGCTCGTACCCGACCCTGTGATCTTGCAGCTGGTCGGCGAGCGGCTCGAGCAGCCCGACTGTTCGGCCGGCTGTCTGTTCGACGGTTTCCCGCGCACGCTCAAGCAGGCCCAGGCCCTCGACGAATTTTTGCAAGAGCGGGGCACACCCCTGCACGTGGTCCTGGAATTGAAGGTCGATCCCGAGGCGCTCGTCGCACGGCTGTTGGGCCGCGGCCGTCCAGATGATCAGCCCGAAATCGTCCTCAAGCGTTTCCGCTCGTACGAAGAACAAACGCGGCCCGTCGCCGATTACTACGAACGGCTGGGTCTGTTAAGATCGATCGACGCGATGGGCACGCCCGATGAGGTGTTCGCCCGGATTCAAAAAGCTGTGGACGAGGCCGCCCAGCAGGCCGCGAAAAACAGCACCCAGGTCCGCAGCAACCGCTCGTAG
- the secY gene encoding preprotein translocase subunit SecY, protein MWEKLRVVFTIPELRNKIGLTLFLLAIYRLGYWVPLPIVDQKALANAFQGQGGLGDFLKQVAIFSASPLSQSTIFGLGIMPYISASIIFQLLSSVWAPLERLRKEGESGQKKINEYTRYATVAICFGQSWFYVSWLATSGLILQNFLNANGDLGFGWHFVAVVIMTAGTVFLMWLGEQIDEHGIGNGISLLIMAGIVADMPFAGYQLLSPLFQNGLVLGGGAGGSVGVDRLLVLILLFLGVVCGVVFMTQGERRIPTQSAKHVRGRRVYGGGRQYLPLRINQAGVMPIVFASSLLMFPWILFQNLSTAFPKQVWLSELARTFTRSSSFVYNVLYIALIFFFCYFWTAIIFNPKDMANTLKDYGNFIPGYRPGKRTADYLERVMVRITYVGAAFLAIVAVAPSLVSGAIEIPMQVANFYGGTGLLIAVSVAFDLVRKIDSHLVMRNYRGLLER, encoded by the coding sequence ATGTGGGAAAAACTACGGGTCGTGTTCACGATCCCTGAACTGCGGAACAAGATTGGCCTGACGCTGTTCTTGCTGGCGATCTACCGCCTGGGGTATTGGGTTCCGCTGCCGATCGTCGATCAGAAGGCCCTGGCCAATGCGTTTCAAGGTCAAGGCGGCCTGGGCGACTTTCTCAAGCAGGTTGCCATCTTCAGCGCGAGCCCGTTGAGTCAAAGCACGATCTTCGGCCTCGGGATCATGCCTTACATCTCGGCCTCGATCATCTTCCAGTTGCTCTCGAGCGTTTGGGCGCCGCTCGAACGGCTGCGCAAGGAGGGCGAGTCGGGCCAGAAAAAAATCAACGAGTACACCCGGTATGCCACCGTGGCGATCTGCTTCGGGCAAAGCTGGTTCTACGTATCCTGGCTGGCAACCAGCGGGCTGATCCTGCAGAACTTCCTCAACGCGAACGGCGATCTGGGCTTCGGCTGGCACTTTGTGGCGGTCGTCATCATGACCGCAGGCACCGTGTTCTTGATGTGGCTCGGCGAACAGATCGACGAGCATGGCATCGGCAACGGCATCAGCTTGTTGATCATGGCGGGCATCGTCGCCGACATGCCCTTCGCCGGCTATCAGCTCCTGAGCCCCTTGTTCCAGAACGGCCTGGTCCTGGGCGGCGGTGCCGGAGGGTCGGTCGGCGTCGATCGCCTGTTGGTCCTGATCCTGTTGTTCTTGGGAGTCGTCTGCGGCGTGGTCTTCATGACGCAAGGCGAGCGCCGCATTCCCACGCAGAGCGCCAAGCACGTCCGTGGCCGTCGCGTCTATGGCGGTGGCCGGCAGTACCTGCCGCTGAGAATCAATCAGGCCGGCGTGATGCCGATCGTGTTCGCGAGCAGCCTGCTGATGTTCCCGTGGATTCTGTTCCAGAACCTCAGCACGGCCTTCCCCAAGCAAGTATGGCTGAGCGAATTGGCCCGTACGTTTACCCGCAGTTCGTCGTTCGTCTACAACGTGCTGTACATCGCCCTGATCTTCTTCTTCTGCTACTTCTGGACGGCGATCATTTTCAATCCGAAGGATATGGCCAATACGCTCAAGGACTACGGGAACTTCATCCCGGGCTATCGGCCGGGGAAACGGACGGCCGACTACCTGGAACGCGTGATGGTGCGAATCACCTACGTGGGTGCGGCATTTTTAGCCATCGTGGCCGTAGCCCCGAGCTTGGTGTCCGGAGCCATCGAGATTCCCATGCAAGTGGCCAATTTCTACGGTGGTACGGGCCTGTTGATTGCCGTCAGTGTGGCGTTTGACCTGGTGCGGAAGATTGACAGCCATCTCGTGATGAGGAATTATCGGGGTTTGCTTGAAAGGTAA